A part of Perca fluviatilis chromosome 15, GENO_Pfluv_1.0, whole genome shotgun sequence genomic DNA contains:
- the junbb gene encoding junB proto-oncogene, AP-1 transcription factor subunit b — translation MSTKMEQPFYHDDSFLSAYGHSDAAMHDYKLLKQNMNLNLTEPYRSLKSQLRAEIEPYQGAGGGHHHHHHHQDAQGSLKLASPELERLIIQNSNGVITTPTPGQYFYNRGITDEQEGFAEGFVKALDELHKMNQMAPPNVSIGAGGVTCSAAAAASSVFGSSLQPEPPIYTTLNAYCPNTSLSSASSYPTATISYLPPHQHQQQPQHQQSSSHPYQHSLGGSGLHPQRLVALKEEPQIVPDLLSSDGSPPMSPIDLETQERIKAERKRLRNRLAATKCRRRKLERIARLEDKVKGLKNDNAGLSSTASVLRDQVAQLKQKVLTHVSSGCQLMLTSKLEAF, via the coding sequence ATGTCTACAAAGATGGAACAGCCTTTTTATCATGACGACTCCTTTCTGTCGGCGTACGGCCACTCGGATGCAGCGATGCACGACTACAAACTGCTGAAGCAGAACATGAATTTGAACTTGACGGAGCCCTATCGCAGCCTGAAATCCCAGCTGAGAGCCGAGATAGAGCCGTACCAGGGGGCCGGGGGCGggcatcaccaccaccaccaccaccaggaCGCGCAGGGCTCCCTGAAGCTCGCGTCCCCCGAGCTGGAGAGGCTCATCATCCAGAACAGCAACGGCGTGATCACCACTCCCACCCCGGGCCAATACTTCTACAACCGGGGCATCACGGACGAGCAGGAAGGCTTCGCGGAGGGGTTCGTGAAAGCCCTGGACGAGCTGCACAAGATGAACCAGATGGCGCCTCCGAACGTGTCCATCGGAGCCGGGGGAGTTACGTGttcggcggcggcggcggcctCTAGCGTCTTCGGCTCGTCCCTGCAGCCGGAGCCCCCCATCTACACAACACTGAACGCCTACTGCCCGAACACGAGCCTCTCTTCCGCATCCAGCTACCCCACCGCCACCATCAGCTACCTGCCGCCGCACCAGCACCAACAGCAACCCCAGCACCAGCAGAGCTCCTCGCACCCCTACCAGCACTCCCTCGGCGGCTCCGGGCTCCACCCGCAGCGGCTCGTCGCCCTGAAAGAGGAGCCCCAGATCGTGCCGGACCTGCTGAGCAGCGACGGCTCGCCGCCGATGTCCCCCATCGACCTGGAGACCCAGGAGCGCATCAAGGCGGAGCGCAAGCGGCTGCGCAACCGGCTCGCGGCCACCAAGTGCCGGCGGCGCAAGCTGGAGCGCATCGCCCGGCTGGAGGACAAAGTGAAGGGGCTGAAGAACGACAACGCGGGCCTCTCCAGCACGGCGTCGGTGCTCCGGGACCAGGTCGCGCAGCTCAAACAGAAAGTCCTGACGCATGTAAGCAGCGGCTGTCAGCTCATGCTCACGAGCAAGTTGGAGGCAttttaa